The genomic DNA ACGCAGAGCTAGGAAGGCTTCAGGAACAGCTCCAATTAGCTTTGGGCAAGGAACAATCCCTAAATACTCTGATGGCACAACTGCTAGAAACCATTTCCCACGAGTTCAGCACACCGCTGTCGATTATTAACACCGCTGCCCAAATGCTGAAGCTCAATCGCGGTCGCAGTACGCCAGAGGAAGACGACCGCTGTTTTCACATGATTAGCTCTAGCGTCAGCCGCATTGGTCAGACTCTTCAGAATGCTCTGACGCTAACAACCGCAGAGTCGAAAGCGATTCAGTTCTGTCCGGAACAAACCAATCTTGCCGACCTCTGCCAGAAGATTGTCTCTGGCTGGAAACTCGCTCCTCAGGACAGCCATCAGCTTCAGTTTGTGCAGGATGAAACGGAAAATCCGATCGCGACGGTGGATGTCACGCTGTTTCGTCAGATGCTCACCAATTTGCTGCAAAACGCCATTCGCTTTTCTCCCCAGCGCAGTACTGTCCAGCTTGAACTGCAAGTCACCCCAGATCAGGCAATTCTCCGGGTGCGCGATTGGGGCATTGGCATTCCCGCTGCTGAGCGAGCGCAGGTCTTTCAGCAGTTTTACCGCGCCAGCAATGCGAATTCGGTTCCCGGAACACCGGGAGTGGGGTTAGGGTTGACAGTCGTCGAGCGGATTGTTCGTCTGCATCAGGGTACGGTGTCGATCGAGAGTGAATTGGGTCAGGGAACCCTGGTGACGATCAGCCTGCCGCGTAATTAATCTGTTCAACTAATCTGCGTAACTTATCCGTGTCACTAATCCGTGCAACCAATCGGGCTTTCCGAATCAAATGTTCATCGCAGGATTGACCTATCGAGCGATCGGGAAAAAGGGAAGGGATCAGGCTATGATCAGAGATTGTTTTAGAGGGCGATCGTTTTCTGGTGTTGCGGTCTGAGGATTCGCAAATTGTTGATCGGTTCAGCGGTTTATACTCAGCGAATTATCAGCAAATGATCCAGCAGTGCCCGTTGCTTCAAGTCTGCCCTTGCTGCTGTACAGCAGTCTCTCGATAGAGCCGATCGCCTCTTCCGCAAGTCCAACTTCCCCCAACAGATTTCCCAAACTCTTATCTTCCCTATTTCAACGTCATGAAGCACACCCTATCCGTACTGGTTGAAGATGAAGCGGGCGTTTTGACCCGAATTGCCGGACTGTTTGCCCGTCGGGGCTTTAATATCGAAAGTCTGGCAGTGGGTCCTGCCGAGCAGGATGGCGTTTCGCGAATCACGATGGTCGTTCCGGGCGACGACGGCATTATTGAACAGGTCACAAAGCAGCTCTACCGCCTGATTAACGTGATCAAGGTGCAGGACATCACAGAAGATCCGTGCGTGGAGCGGGAACTGATGCTGCTGAAGGTCAATGCCACCAGCTCTAATCGATCGGAGATTATTGAGCTGTCCCAAATTTTCCGGGCGCGGGTCGTGGATGTGGGTGAGGATGCCCTGACACTGGAAGTGGTCGGTGATCCGGGTAAAATTGTTGCGATCCAGCAAACCCTGAGCCGTTTTGGCATTCGGGAAGTTGCCCGCACCGGGAAAATTGCCCTGATTCGCGAATCGGGTGTAAACACGGAATATCTGAAGTCTCTGACCGAGGCAAAGGTGTAATTCTACCGCTGCGGAAATCCGCCTACTTCCGATAGGGTGTACAGCGGTCTGCCTTTTACTTCCTCGTAAATCCGCCCGATGTATTCGCCCAGGATGCCAATACAGATGAGCTGAACTGCGCCCAGGAAGAACACAACGACGGTAATGGCGGCAAACCCAGTGAGGGGAGAATTCGGCGCAAAAAAGCGCCAGTACAGCACCAGAACTGCCATCAGCAGGGAAATTGCCGCCGCCGCCAATCCCAGATAGGTCGCAAGCCGCAGCGGAACTTTGGAGAAGGAAACTAGACCGTTAATTGCCAGCGCCAGGGATTTGCCGAAGGTGTACTTTTCCTTTCCGGCATAGCGGGGATCGCGTTCAAACAGGATGGCGGTCTGGTGAAATCCTGTCCATGCTCGTAAGCCGCGAATATAGCGATTGCGTTCCGGCATGGCATTTAAGACAGCAACCACCTGGCGATCCATCAGGCAAAAGTCGCCCGTATCCGTGGGAATTTCCACATCTGCAAGGTGGCGCAGGACGCGATAGAAGCCAAACGCCAGCAGACGCTTCAGCCAGTTTTCCTTTCGCCGCTGGGTGCGCTGAGCATAAACCACCTGATAGCCCTGCTGCCAGCGATCGACCATTTCAGGAATCAGTTCCGGCGGGTCTTGCAGGTCGGCATCCATCACCACGATCGCCTCTCCACGGGCAAAATTCAGTCCGGCGGTCACGGCAATCTGGTGTCCAAAATTGCGGGCAAGGCTGAGATAGCACACCCGCCCATCTTTCTGGTGCAGTTCCCTGAGGATAACCAGAGAACGATCGCGGCTGCCGTCATTAATCAAAATAAACTCGGCTTCACCGTCCAGGGAGTTTGCCATGTCGCTGAGGCGGCGATAAAGTTCGGCAATGTTTTCTTCCTCGTTGTAGATCGGCACAACCAGGGAGTATTTAGCACCCATAGGATCAAACCCGATGGCAAAAGGGATCAGAACTTAATGGAATGGCTGGCTGGCAACCTAGGCGACCTACTTGATAGCGACTACCGCCAGATTCCAGGCAAATCGCTTCATGCCCGGAATGCGCTTGAGAATGCGATCGATCTTTTCGAGGCGATCGTAAGTCGGCTGGAGTCGCTGATGCTCAATAATAATCTTCTTCCAGTAACGCTCGGAGTTGGGGTGAACCTTCTCAATTAAATAAAACTGAAGAAAAATCCACAGCGTGGCGATCCAGAAGGTATCGTAAACCGTTCTACCAAACAGATCGTCGATAAAGTTGACCAGATTGATATCCAGCGGTGTTTCGTCCTCGGTTCGCACTTTTGTCGCCATCCGCCGATAAACGTTAATGACCGGATTATGCTTGAGCGGGTCCCAGAAGCACATGACACCGCCCGGCTTCAGAACGCGATGAATTTCTCGAATGGTCAGCTTGGGGTTGGGGATATGGTGCAGCAAATTCGAGGCGTAGACAATGTCAAACGTATTGTCGGGATAGTCGATCGCCATTGCGTTAATCACCCGCCCCTCGACGTTCACCCCGTTCGACTGCGCCAGCTTTAATGCCACCTCCACCATTCCCGGCGAATAGTCCGATGCAACACAGCGTGCCCCTCGACTGGCAAAATAAACGCTGTTCTCCCCGGCTCCGCAGCCCAGGTCTAGCAATAATTTGCCGCGCACGTCCCCCAACTGATGAAGAATAAACCGATTTTCCGGGGCAGTGCAGGCTTCAAAGTAATCCTGGACGCGGATACCCTCCACATCGATCAGGGACGCCCAGCGATCGTGGAATTCCTGCTCTTTGCGTAGAATCTCTTCTTTCAGAATTTCGTCCTGCATGGGTTTACCTGTGAATCCTGCTGCCAAAGTGCCTGTTAGAAAAGCAAAACGAGAGAAGCAAAATGAAAAAGCAAAAAGGGTAGGTTTCTCAAGACAGCATATCACCGTCAGCCCTACCCCCCCTATGGCGATTCAGTTGATTGATGATTCAGCTGATCATTCCGCTGATTGGAATGGATTGAGTTAGCCCGCCATCCGCTCCAGAATTCGCTGCACAATCTGCATTCCCGTCACTGCCTGCCAGCCAAATAGCGCCACCAGCACTACATTTAGTGCAATGTGAGTCACTCGTGCCCAGTCGTGTCCCTTTTGCATAAAGGGAGTCAGGGAAGCAGAGGTGGCAATCAGCCCCGTCATCCCCAGTCCTGCCAGCAGGTGCGGACCCACAAACAGTTTGCCGTTATTGATATAGGTAACTGCCATGCCGCCGATCGTCCCCAGCACCATCACAGACAGCAGCCCTGCTCCATAATAGTGGTGTCGGATGTTGTACCGACCCTTCAGCAGTTCCTTTTTCTCATCGCCTTCCGCTGTGCGGGCACGTCGCCACTGAAAGCCAAGATAGGCAGCATAGACCGTGGCAGCGAACAGCACCCACATCAGAATAGGATGTCCAAACTGGCTCCAAACCTTGACCGACTCCGGAATCTCGAAGTTCATAGCGTGTGAGGTTAATCGGGTTAACAAAAAACTTTATAAAAATTAGCATACCGCCATCCGGCTCAGGGTTGAGATCGATCCCCAAAAGCGTTTTAAGTAAAAGTTAAAGCTAAGGAATTCAAACGGGAGGGTCAATTTGATGTCCTCAATGGAGATAGAAGCTGCCCTGCGGCTTGCCTTCGGTGAATGTCTTGCCGCCGGATGTCCGCTTGATCCAACGCAGCAGCAAATTCTACTCCACGTTCTGCTGGAAAAACTGGTTGCCCCTACTCCATTGCAGGCTTCTCCTGCTAGCAGAAATCCCAGCGATGATCCGGAGGCATCCCCGATGGCTCCCCCGAATCCCCTGGATGACCTCACTCCTGTCCAGCGGCGCACCCTCTTTCGTTACATCGAAGAACAAAACCGCCAGAATCGATCGTGGAAAGCGCAGTTGCTCAACGACTGGCTTCAGGGGCAGGACTCCGGCGCAATACAGTTTATTCGCACGCAGTACGGGCTTACCTGGCTCGAGCAGATTCAGCCGACCCACATTGCCGCCTACGCCGAAGAAGCTGCAATGACCCTGAGTGTGGGCGATCGCATTGAAGTCTCCAACGGACTCTGGGAATGGGTGCAGGAGGACGGACCCTGTAGCCGCGAATGGATTCCCTGTACGGTTATTGGTCTGAAACAGGACAGTATTCCCACTCACGCAAGCTGTACAGTTCGCTTTGAAAATGGCTTGGAGTACGAAATTCAGGGCATTTATGAGTGGAATCGGTATAACTGGCGGTGGCGGGAGGGGTAGGTGAGTGGATGGGTGGATGGGTAGCAGGGGGAGCAGGGAGTAGGGGGTAGGGAGCAGGGGGGAATAGAGACTAATCCTCTCGTTCCAATGCTTTCTTGTTCCAATGCTCTGCGTTGGAATGCCTTTGGGAGGCTCTGCCTCCGCCTGCTAAGATGGGTATTCTGCTGCCCTTTGGGAACTCTACCGCTGCTCTGGGTGATTTAATTCCTAATTCTTAAGCCCGCAGGAATTCCAGAAGTGCCGATCGCATCACATCCACAGGAACGGGTTGCCGGAGCCAGAGTTGAAGGGCGGCTGCGCCTTGCTGAACGAGCATTTCCAGTCCGTCGATCGCTTTTAGTCCCTGGTTTTCTGCCTGCTGAAGAAATTTTGTGGGGCGCGGAGTGTAGATTAGGTCATAGGCAATTGTGCCAGGAGTCAGTTTTGCCATCAGGGTTGGATCGATCGGGGAATTTTCTGAGTGAGGTGCCATGCCGATCGGGGTAGTGTTTACCAGAAGATGTGCCTGGGGCAGCAGGTCTGGGAGGTTTTGCCACTCGGAAACGGTAAGCTGGGCTGAGACGGGATGGTTTTGCCAGCTTTGCCAGAAGGCTTCGAGCTTCTGTCGATCGCGCCCGACAACGGCAATTTTCCTACAGCCGAGCTGATGACAACCTGCGACCACCGCACGAGCCGCCCCTCCGTTACCCAAAATAACTGCGATCGACTCAGTCCAGGTTTGCGGCTGGGCTTTCAGGGGAGCCAGAAATCCGTCGAGGTCGGTGTTGGTGCCGTACCAGCCTGACTCGGTGCGACAAACGGTGTTGACGGCTCCGATCGCCTGGGCAATTTCAGAGATGTCGTTGAGTAAAGGCATAATTGCCTGCTTGTGGGGAATCGTGACATTGAAGCCCTGAAGTCCGATCGCCTCAAATCCTGCCAGGGCAAGGGGAAGATCCGCAGGGTCGATCGCAAAGGGCAGATAGGCGTAACTGCTGCCCAGAGCAGCTAAAGCGGCGTTATGCATGACGGGCGAAAGAGAATGCTCGATTGGGTATCCAATCACGCCTAGGAGCTTGGTTTTACCAGTAATCGTGGAATGGCTGGGTAGAGTCATCATTCAGCAACTTGAATAGTCGGCAACTTAATATTCAGCAACCTAGCGGAGAACAAAAAACAAGAAACGTAAGACAAAAGACAGAGAACAGGAAACAGAGCGGGGGAGTTGGGAATCTATGCCAAAATCAAGGAACGAGAGACGTTAAAGCGATGATGCTCGAGCAGTTGCTAGAGGGGCGATACAAAATTATCGCAGTCTTAGGAGCAGGTGGCTTCGGACAGACCTACCTGGCGGAAATTCTGCCGGGCAAAAATCGCGCTGCTGATTCTGATCCGGTAGACGCACCTCCCCATCGTTTGCTTTGCGTCATTAAGCAGTTTAAACCCAGCAATACGGACAGTCATTTCCTGGAAACGGCACGTCGCCTGTTTAGAAACGAAGCTGAGATTCTGCGAAGACTGGGTGAACATCCGCAAATCCCAACCTTTATCGATTTCTTTGAGAAAGAGGGCGAGTTCTTCCTGGTGCAGGAATTCATTGAGGGCAAATCCCTGAATCGGGAACTGCTCGATCGCCCCTGGACGGAAGCGGAAGCCCTGGATTTTATGCAGGATATCCTGGGTGTCATTGAGTTTGTGCATGGCAATAATGTGATCCATCGGGACATTAAGCCTGCCAACCTGATTCGGCGCATGGAGGACGGCAAGTTTGTCCTGATTGATTTTGGAGCCGTTAAAGAAATCCAGTCCCAGCTCCGAAACGATCCAGAGCGATCGGCGCTCACAGTCAGCATTGGTACACCGGGCTACACGCCTGCCGAACAGCTTGCAGGCAAACCGCGCTATTGCAGCGATCTCTATGCGCTGGGAATGACGGTGATCCAGGCACTCACAGGCTGTCAACCGACCCAGATGAAAATGGACGGGGATACGGGGGAACTGGTTTGGTCTGTCCCATCAATCAGTCCGGGTTTTCGGGCGGTGCTGTCGCGGCTGGTACGTTACCATTTCAGCCAGCGCTATCAATCTGTCGCGGAACTGCGGCAAGCCCTGTCCCACATGGAGGATGCTGCCCTTGACCCGCTTGGCTTTGACTCTTCGGAGCAAACCATGCTCCCTTCCGCTTTGCTGGATTCCAATCTGGCAAATTACTCCAGAGGCGGAACAGCATTCCCCCACACTAACGGGTCTTATCGCCTTGTTCCTCACGATGCTCATTTGCACTGGCGCGATCGCCTGAAGAACGGCTGGAAGGTTTTTCTGGCAACGACGATCGCTGTCACGGGGCTGGTTGGGGGAGCCAAGTCTCTGGGCTGGCTTCAAACTCCGGAACTGGCGGTTTACGATCACCTGATGCGTCTGCGTCCTGATGCCGGAACCGATCCCCGCATCCTAACGGTAGAAATCACGGAACCCGATCTGCGAAAGCTCCAGCGCAGTACGCCTTCCGATCGCGATATGGCACAGGTAATTCGCACGATCGCCCAGGGACAGCCCCGCGTGATCGGAATGGATCTGTATCGAGAACTGCCCCAGGAACCGGGTCACGCTGAACTGATGCAGACGCTCCAGCAAACCGGGACGATCGCAATCATGCAGCTTGGCGACCAAAACACGATCGAAATTCCGCCGCCGCCTGGACTTCTGCCGTCCCAAGTTGGATTCAACGATTTTCCAATCGACCCGGATGGCGTAGTTCGTCGGAGCTTGCTGTACGGTACTGCGGTAGGGAATGTATATTCCTCCTTTGCGCTTCAGGTTGCTCTAAAGTACCTGGCGGCTCAGGGAATTCAGCCTCAAACCAGCGAAAACTTCCCGCCAGACAAGGCAGTGATGCAGATTGGCGAAACAGACTTCGTGCCTCTAGAGCGCAGTTTTGGCGGCTACCAGAGCGATGACGTGGGTTCGGGCTACCAAATGCTCCTGAACTATCGATCGTCCAAGCGCCCAATTGAAACCGTGTCCTTCACGGATATCCTGGAAGGCAGGCTCGATCCAGCTTTAGTGAAAGATCGGGTGGTGCTAATTGGCACGACGGCTCCCAGCGGCAAAGATCTGTTCTATACGCCCTTCAGCGCCGGAACGGAAACCGAGCATCAAATGGCAGGGGTCACCGTTCACGCGCAAATCGTCAGCCAAATCCTGAGCAGTGTTCTGGAGGGTGTGCCTCTGTTTCGGACTTTGCCCGATTGGGCAGAGCTTTTGTGGATTGGCAGTTGGGCAGCGATCGGCAGTGTGGCAGTTTGGACAGTGCGGCATCCGCTAAAGCTGGGCACGGGGGTTTTAATTTGCCTGGGCACGATCGCCGGAACGAGCAGTGTGGCTTTCCTCTACTACTGGTGGATTCCTGCCGTTGCCCCTGCGATCGCCTTTGTGGTGGCTGGCATTGGTACGATCGGCTACCGCACGGCACGCGATCAGTTTATCGAGGATTCGACGCTGCTGGACATTGATGCGCCTACAAAGCCTTTCAGCCAAACAAGGCATTAGCAGAGCCATACAGAATCTGTTCACCTGAAATGGCGGCTGTGTCGCAGACAGCTTGGATCAGATTGTCTCGATGGGACTAATTTCTTTTGTGCCGATATTCTGGCTGTGTTTAAGCTGCAAAAAAGGGGCTACATGCCCCTTAAAATTTAAAGTTTTCTCGAATCGGTTTTGCGCTAATTTCTAGCCGCCATTCTGGAAGTTTGTTGGTCCCGTGTAGCCCGATGCCTCTGCAAGCTGCTGGAGGGTTTGAGTGCCAGAGAGCTTCTTGCCGTTAATTTCCCAGGTTGGGTAGCCTTCAATTCCCGCAGTCTGACAAACCTGCGGTTGAGCATTCTGTCCGTCCGGCGCACACTCAACGTAGGTCACTTCGCGCCATGCCTGCTGACCAAACAGATCTTTCTGGTCGTGGCAGTGGGGACACCAGTACGCGCCGTACATCTTTGCGCCGACGCTGGTCAGATGCTTCGCCAGAGCGATTTCTGCCTGACTGGACGTAGTCGTGATGGGCGGACCCGAATCTGCCGATGCCGTTGCCGGATTGTTGATCCCTGCATAGACACCCAGCGATCCCACGATCGTCACCAGTGCCACAATAATGCCCGTGAAGAAGAGCTGTCCCACGTCATCCCAGGCACGACCCAGAAGGGTCAGCACAAACAGTGTCAGGGCAAACAGCGCCGAAGCAATACAGTAGTAGCAAATGCCGCCTGCGCCATAAACGGTAACAAACTGGCTTGCCATGATGTACATCAAGTAGCCGCTAAACACCAGCATCGCAGTCGAGCCGATGAACAGCAGCAGCCACGTCCAGTTCTCTAAATCGTTGCGGAGCGGCTTATTTTTATCGGGATTAACTGCCAACGGAGCCAGGGCGAAGACCGCCATGCCAATATATGCCAGCAGACCAAACAGCGAAAGCGGAATCCCAAACACATAGGCGTAGGGACTGGATAAAACCTGCTCACAGCCACTCGTCGGGCAAGCGGCTTCTCCGCCAAACAGTTTCGTTGCGGTAATGTATCCGGTGTTGAGTGCCCCCAAGATCGCAACCGCAGCAATTAGATAGCGGGAGTTGCGCTGTATCCAGGGAGCTTGACGGCGACGGCTACTCATAGAACCCCTTCTCGATCGTGTCACTTCACCAAACCTACTCAACTTTCGACTTATCCATTTTGGCTTAATCTAGCGGGGATGAGTCGAATTTTGTCAAGGATTGAGTCAATAATTTATTGCTGAGATCACTGCTGAGATCATTGCCAACCTTGGTGGCAGAATATTGTCGGGATTAGTGCTGGGAATGTACTGGCATAGAGGAAGCTGGCTTAGAAGCGGTTTTGCTGGACAAACTGCGCTGCATCGCCTCCACAAACTGGCTGACGCGAATCGGATCGATCGGCTGCTCAATCTGTCCCCGTCGCTTCAGGGAACTGGAGACGATTACGCCATCAGCCGCCTGGATCAGTCGCGGAATGTTTTCCCAGTTAGCACCGCTGCCGATAAACACAGGCCTTCCATTGGCGGCTGCGCTGGCAAGCTCTAGATCTTCCAGGCTAGGTGGACTGCCCGTTGCCCATCCGGAGAGAATCACGCCATCGGCTAAACCGCGATCGATCGTTTCCTGCACCGCCGTCGTGAGATTGGGAGAACCCAGCGGACGAGCGTGTTTGACCAAAACATCTGCCAGGATTTTGACATCGCTACCCAGTTCCCGCCGGTAGCGCAAAAGCTGGTGTGCCTGTCCCTCGATTAAGCCCTGGTCGGTTGCCATTACGCCCGTTAGCACATTGACACGGATGAAGTGTGCCTGAACGCAGGTTGCGATCGCCATAGCGCTATGGGCATCGTTTCGCAGGACGTTAATGCCGATCGGCAGAGTGACGAGGTGCATGAGCCGCTGAACCACCAGACTCATGGCGCTCACCGTTGCAGGATCGACCGTCTCTTTGGCAAAGGGCGCATCAAAAAAATTCTCTACGATGATCGCATCAACCCCACCCGATGCCAGGGCAGTGGCTTCCTGCTCCGCCCGATCGATCACGGCTTTGAGGCTACCTCCCCAGCGGGCAGAAGCGGGTAGCGGCAGCAAATGAACGACACCGATGATGGGATTGGCAGTTTTAAAAGTCTGTAATAAGTCCACAGGTCTTCGCTAAATCCGGACTCGGCGGAATAAAAGACATTAAGAATGGCGCACTTGACTACGCCCCTTAGACCTACTTTAACAGTCAATGGAGTCTGAAGCTGGAACTCCAGTCCCAACTCCGCCAAAGATCGGCAAAGAACTAATGAAGTTTGCGGAGACGTAACAATCCTAAATCTATCTATGTTAAGATTATTATCAGATTAGAGATTCGCTATTGCGATTGCAATTCACGGTGTACGCCAGCTATTCCGGTTGCGGCTTCGACCTACTGATCCTCTTGTCCCCACGTCTGGGTTTAATTTCCACAGTTCTGTGCAGGACGCGCTAGGATAGTAAAGGCGATTTAGTTGCTTCTAGATCAGGTGTACAGGGAGGCAAACGTCCAGTCCGTTGATGACGCGATCGCCACACTCGCTGAAAGACTGTTTCGTTTGTCTTGATACGCACTTCCTACACCTAGCTGTTCATATATACGGATAACTGCATGGGCGATAAGCCAACCATTGCAATCACTCATTTGGGTTGCGAAAAAAATCGGATTGACTCTGAACATATGCTTGGTCTGCTGGTGCAGGCAGGCTATCAGGTTGATTCCAACGAAGAACTCGCTGATTACGTTATTGTCAATACTTGCAGCTTTATTCAGGCGGCGCGGGAGGAGTCCGTCCGAACTTTGGTGGAACTCGCCGAAGCGAATAAAAAAGTTGTGATTACGGGCTGCATGGCACAGCATTTCCAGCAGGAATTGCTTGATGCGCTTCCGGAAGCGGTGGCGATCGTGGGAACAGGCGACTATCACAAGATTGTCAACGTCATTCAGCGCACCCAGTCCGGTGAACGGGTGAAGGAAATTTCCCAGGAGCCGACCTTTATTGCCGATGAAACCATGCCCCGCTATCGCACAACCACTGAGGGCGTGGCGTACCTGCGGGTGGCGGAGGGCTGCGACTACCGCTGTGCCTTTTGCATCATTCCCCATCTGCGGGGCAATCAGCGATCGCGTTCCATTGAGTCGATCGTTGCGGAGGCAAAACAGCTTGCGGCGGAAGGCGTACAGGAGATCATCCTGATTTCCCAGATCACCACGAACTACGGTCTGGATCTGTACGGTGAACCTAAGCTAGCGGAACTGCTGCGGGCACTGGGCGAAGTAGAAATTCCCTGGATTCGGATGCACTATGCCTATCCGACCGGGCTGACGCCGAAGGTGGTTCAAGCCATCCAGGAAACGCCGAATGTACTGCCCTACCTCGATTTGCCGCTTCAGCATTCCCACCCGGAGGTGCTGCGGGCAATGAATCGTCCCTGGCAGGGGCAGGTCAATGACGCAATTATCGATCGCATCAAAACGGCTCTGCCGAATGCGGTGCTGCGGACGACGTTTATTGTGGGTTTCCCTGGCGAAACGAACGAGCATTTCGAGCATCTGCGGCAGTTTGTGCAGCGACACGAGTTTGACCATGTGGGCGTGTTTACCTTTTCCCCCGAAGAGGGAACTCCCGCGTTCAGTTTGTCCAATCAAATCTCTCAGGATGTGATGGATGCCCGTCGCGATGCCATCATGACCCTTCAGCAGCCGATCTCGCTGAAGCGGAACCGGGCGGAGATTGGCAAGGTGGTAGATGTGCTGATCGAACAGGAAAATCCAGAAACCGGGGAACTCGTCGGGCGATCGGCTCGCTTTGCCCCAGAGGTAGACGGATTGGTGTATGTCAAGGGTGGCGCACGGCTAGGGACGATCGTTCCCGTGGTGATCACGGATGCGGATGTGTATGACCTCTACGGTCAAGTTGCGGATTCACAGGCACAGCTACGAGGCGCGTTCGATCGTGTCTCTGTTTATCGATAGGTCTTATTTCTAGCTTCTATCGGTAGTCAATCGTTAATTTCAATATTTCAAATTCATACGTCTCAAGGAGTCTTAATGACGCTTACTTTCAATGGCTTAGGTCTATCAGAGGCACGAGTTCGCCATCTCGAAAAGGCAGGATTCACCGTTCCCACGACCATTCAGGCACAGGCGATCCCCCATCTGCTATCGGGGCGCGATGTCGTTGGTCAGGCACAGACGGGAACAGGTAAAACTGCGGCATTCTCGCTGCCTCTGCTAGAAAGAATTGATTTAAATAACGGTGCAGTTCAGGCACTCATTCTCACCCCGACCCGCGAATTGGCACTCCAGGTTTACCAGTCGATTCGGACATTGAGCCACGATCGTCGTCTTCACGTTCTGCCCATCTACGGCGGACAGGCGATCGATCTGCAAATTCGTCGTCTGCATCGCGGCTGTCAGATTGTGGTCGGTACACCCGGTCGCGTTCTGGATCTGCTGAGTCGAGGCGATCTGAACCTGCGTCAGCTCAGCTTTATGGTGCTGGACGAAGCGGACGAAATGCTGAACATGGGCTTTATTCAGGACGTGGAAAAGATCCTGAGTCAGGCGCCCGGTGAGCGGCAGACCGCGTTCTTCTCCGCCACGATGGAACCCTCGATCCGGGAACTGGCAACCAAGTTTCTGCGATCGCCCGTCACCGTCACAGTAGAGCAGCCCAAAGCGGCTCCGACCCGGATTAACCAGATTGCTTATATCGTGCCCCGTGGCTGGACAAAGGCGCGTGCCCTTCAGCCCATCCTGGAAATGGAAGATCCGGAATCGGCG from Leptolyngbya ohadii IS1 includes the following:
- a CDS encoding vitamin K epoxide reductase family protein gives rise to the protein MSSRRRQAPWIQRNSRYLIAAVAILGALNTGYITATKLFGGEAACPTSGCEQVLSSPYAYVFGIPLSLFGLLAYIGMAVFALAPLAVNPDKNKPLRNDLENWTWLLLFIGSTAMLVFSGYLMYIMASQFVTVYGAGGICYYCIASALFALTLFVLTLLGRAWDDVGQLFFTGIIVALVTIVGSLGVYAGINNPATASADSGPPITTTSSQAEIALAKHLTSVGAKMYGAYWCPHCHDQKDLFGQQAWREVTYVECAPDGQNAQPQVCQTAGIEGYPTWEINGKKLSGTQTLQQLAEASGYTGPTNFQNGG
- the btpA gene encoding photosystem I biogenesis protein BtpA, encoding MDLLQTFKTANPIIGVVHLLPLPASARWGGSLKAVIDRAEQEATALASGGVDAIIVENFFDAPFAKETVDPATVSAMSLVVQRLMHLVTLPIGINVLRNDAHSAMAIATCVQAHFIRVNVLTGVMATDQGLIEGQAHQLLRYRRELGSDVKILADVLVKHARPLGSPNLTTAVQETIDRGLADGVILSGWATGSPPSLEDLELASAAANGRPVFIGSGANWENIPRLIQAADGVIVSSSLKRRGQIEQPIDPIRVSQFVEAMQRSLSSKTASKPASSMPVHSQH
- the rimO gene encoding 30S ribosomal protein S12 methylthiotransferase RimO; the encoded protein is MGDKPTIAITHLGCEKNRIDSEHMLGLLVQAGYQVDSNEELADYVIVNTCSFIQAAREESVRTLVELAEANKKVVITGCMAQHFQQELLDALPEAVAIVGTGDYHKIVNVIQRTQSGERVKEISQEPTFIADETMPRYRTTTEGVAYLRVAEGCDYRCAFCIIPHLRGNQRSRSIESIVAEAKQLAAEGVQEIILISQITTNYGLDLYGEPKLAELLRALGEVEIPWIRMHYAYPTGLTPKVVQAIQETPNVLPYLDLPLQHSHPEVLRAMNRPWQGQVNDAIIDRIKTALPNAVLRTTFIVGFPGETNEHFEHLRQFVQRHEFDHVGVFTFSPEEGTPAFSLSNQISQDVMDARRDAIMTLQQPISLKRNRAEIGKVVDVLIEQENPETGELVGRSARFAPEVDGLVYVKGGARLGTIVPVVITDADVYDLYGQVADSQAQLRGAFDRVSVYR